One segment of Agromyces albus DNA contains the following:
- a CDS encoding ABC transporter substrate-binding protein, with protein MFRSTRSLRTAVAVGLTGASLIALTACAGTPGSGSTDAASGSDAVGMGIQPWLGYGPWYIAQEKGYFDDEDVDVTITNFMNDADMSAAFASDRIQVANVASHTALQLAEQGLDISIVLLLDASLTADAILTDGSITDVADLAGQDIAFEEGSVSNLLLGYALEESGLSLDDISPVPMDPSEAATALIGGSVPAAVTYEPYISEARNAGDFEVIFTAAEKAGLISDVLIVDNGYLDENPEAVQKVVNAWGPAIEFYRSDTDEARSIIAENVGSDVDALATAFDGVEFYSLEENKTRFGGDYSESVLPTVEEVATQVGLLEGGADLDALVDDAFVEAAQ; from the coding sequence ATGTTCCGCTCCACACGCTCCCTTCGCACGGCGGTCGCCGTCGGACTCACCGGTGCTTCCCTCATCGCCCTCACCGCCTGCGCCGGCACCCCCGGCTCCGGCAGCACCGACGCGGCATCCGGCTCCGACGCCGTCGGCATGGGCATCCAGCCCTGGCTCGGCTACGGCCCCTGGTACATCGCTCAGGAGAAGGGCTACTTCGACGACGAGGACGTCGATGTGACCATCACCAACTTCATGAACGACGCCGACATGAGCGCCGCCTTCGCCTCCGACCGCATCCAGGTCGCGAACGTCGCGAGCCACACGGCGCTGCAGCTGGCCGAGCAGGGCCTCGACATCTCGATCGTCCTCCTGCTCGACGCGTCGCTCACCGCCGACGCGATCCTCACCGACGGATCGATCACCGACGTCGCCGACCTCGCCGGACAGGACATCGCCTTCGAAGAGGGATCGGTCAGCAACCTGCTCCTCGGGTACGCCCTCGAGGAGTCGGGCCTGAGCCTCGACGACATCTCGCCGGTACCGATGGACCCGTCCGAGGCCGCCACCGCACTCATCGGAGGCAGCGTCCCGGCCGCCGTCACCTACGAGCCCTATATCTCCGAGGCGCGCAACGCCGGTGACTTCGAGGTCATCTTCACCGCCGCCGAGAAGGCCGGTCTGATCAGCGATGTCCTGATCGTCGACAACGGCTACCTCGACGAGAACCCCGAGGCCGTCCAGAAGGTCGTCAACGCGTGGGGCCCCGCGATCGAGTTCTACCGCTCCGACACTGACGAGGCCCGCTCGATCATCGCCGAGAACGTCGGCAGCGACGTCGATGCCCTCGCGACCGCGTTCGACGGCGTCGAGTTCTACTCCCTCGAGGAGAACAAGACCCGCTTCGGCGGCGACTACTCCGAGTCGGTGCTGCCGACGGTCGAAGAGGTCGCCACGCAGGTCGGTCTGCTCGAAGGCGGTGCCGACCTCGACGCCCTGGTGGATGACGCCTTCGTCGAAGCCGCCCAGTGA
- a CDS encoding RidA family protein codes for MTAHTRIRPFNTKATYPEQSIDNDLCQAVVAGGVVYLRGQIGQDLETRESVGIGDVEAQAEKAMANIDMLLREAGSRLEDIVKVVVYLTDIRYREPVYRTMGRWLKGVYPVSTGLVVDALARPEWLVEIDATAVISDPADDTEVTL; via the coding sequence ATGACTGCGCACACCCGCATCCGTCCGTTCAACACGAAGGCCACCTACCCCGAGCAGTCGATCGACAACGACCTGTGTCAGGCGGTCGTCGCCGGCGGCGTGGTGTACCTGCGTGGTCAGATCGGTCAGGATCTCGAGACGCGCGAGAGCGTCGGCATCGGCGACGTCGAGGCGCAGGCCGAGAAGGCGATGGCGAACATCGACATGCTGCTCCGCGAGGCGGGCTCCCGTCTCGAGGACATCGTGAAGGTCGTCGTGTACCTCACCGACATCCGCTACCGCGAGCCGGTGTACCGCACGATGGGACGCTGGCTGAAGGGCGTCTACCCCGTCTCCACCGGGCTGGTGGTCGACGCGCTCGCCCGTCCCGAGTGGCTCGTCGAGATCGACGCCACCGCCGTGATCAGCGACCCCGCCGACGACACCGAGGTGACCCTGTGA
- a CDS encoding ABC transporter permease, with the protein MTISTTTAPVAPRKRAAGAARSVIDAPLSRRQYITIAVIGFITLIVVWTAITLSELVNPLFLPSPLAVVEKLGEQAVNGELWSDMGVSTYRVMVGFLASTVLAVPIGVLCGSIDRVEAAVEPIIDFIRYMPVVAFVPLTILWVGTDDSQKFLIIFLGTFFQQVLLFADAVRRVPASYRNLGATLGLFRGQIMIRIVFPAALPRIWDALRISLGWAWTWLVVAELVAATSGMGYRITQAQRFLETDLIIGYVIILGLLGLVFDQIMRALGRRFFRYLKGRS; encoded by the coding sequence ATGACGATCTCCACCACGACCGCACCCGTCGCGCCCCGCAAGCGCGCGGCGGGCGCGGCCCGCTCCGTCATCGACGCGCCGCTGTCGCGTCGGCAGTACATCACCATCGCGGTGATCGGCTTCATCACCCTCATCGTCGTCTGGACGGCGATCACGCTGTCCGAGCTCGTCAACCCGCTGTTCCTGCCGTCGCCGCTGGCCGTGGTCGAGAAGCTCGGCGAGCAGGCCGTCAACGGCGAGCTCTGGTCGGACATGGGCGTGAGCACGTATCGCGTCATGGTCGGCTTCCTCGCCAGCACCGTGCTCGCCGTGCCGATCGGCGTGCTGTGCGGATCGATCGACCGCGTCGAAGCCGCGGTCGAGCCCATCATCGACTTCATCCGCTACATGCCGGTCGTGGCCTTCGTGCCGCTGACGATCCTCTGGGTGGGAACGGATGACTCGCAGAAGTTCCTCATCATCTTCCTCGGCACGTTCTTCCAGCAGGTGCTGCTGTTCGCCGACGCCGTGCGCCGCGTTCCGGCGTCGTACCGCAACCTCGGTGCGACCCTCGGCCTCTTCCGCGGGCAGATCATGATCCGCATCGTCTTCCCCGCGGCACTGCCGCGCATCTGGGACGCCCTGCGCATCAGCCTGGGCTGGGCGTGGACCTGGCTCGTCGTCGCCGAGCTCGTCGCCGCCACCTCGGGCATGGGCTACCGCATCACGCAGGCGCAGCGCTTCCTCGAGACCGACCTCATCATCGGATACGTCATCATCCTGGGCCTTCTCGGTCTCGTCTTCGACCAGATCATGCGCGCGCTCGGTCGCCGCTTCTTCCGCTACCTGAAGGGACGTTCCTGA
- a CDS encoding GMC family oxidoreductase: MPESHDEYDYVVVGGGTAGCIVAARLSEDPGVTVCLIEAGPSDEHEPRAGSIRRWAEMLEGEYDRDYRSVAQERGNSDIRQARLRILGGCSTANTMISWRPLRGDLDEWASLGVEGWDYDTVSPYFDRLATPITPVDPADQNAYVADAVAAAASALDLPRRETWNDVEFAEGAGFFEIGYDPATNLRSSTSRAYLHGVERPNLALVLEALVEKVLLESGQAVGVRARVAGEWREIRASREVIVSCGAIDSPALLMRSGIGPAAVLADAGVDVLVGLPGVGENLQDHAESLIVWEARGERSEVSATGWDAGYALRIDEDSTVPDVSTHIPLHSWTVHAENHGVRIPANNVSLAPNVAKPRSRGRVWITSADPDAAPAIDYRAFTDVEGRDERMLVEGVKLARRVAQQEPFASHLVREVFPGEHVQTDEELSAVLRATHQTVYHVSCTCRMGAEDDPLAVLDSELRVRGVAGLRVVDASVFPTLSALNPVGLIMTVAERAVDLIREPAVV, encoded by the coding sequence ATGCCTGAGTCGCACGACGAGTACGACTACGTCGTTGTGGGTGGCGGCACCGCCGGGTGCATCGTCGCCGCGCGGTTGAGCGAGGACCCGGGCGTCACGGTCTGCCTCATCGAGGCGGGCCCGAGCGACGAGCACGAACCTCGCGCCGGATCGATCCGCCGCTGGGCGGAGATGCTCGAGGGGGAGTACGACCGCGACTACCGGAGCGTCGCGCAGGAGCGCGGCAACTCCGACATTCGGCAGGCACGCCTGCGCATCCTCGGTGGCTGCTCGACGGCGAATACGATGATCAGCTGGCGGCCGCTGCGCGGCGACCTCGACGAGTGGGCGTCGCTCGGCGTCGAGGGCTGGGACTACGACACGGTGTCGCCTTACTTCGACCGGCTCGCCACCCCGATCACGCCGGTGGACCCCGCCGACCAGAACGCCTACGTCGCCGATGCCGTCGCGGCCGCGGCATCCGCTCTTGACCTGCCGCGTCGTGAGACGTGGAACGACGTGGAGTTCGCGGAGGGGGCGGGCTTCTTCGAGATCGGCTACGACCCGGCGACCAACCTGCGTTCGTCGACGTCGCGCGCCTACCTGCACGGCGTCGAGCGGCCGAACCTCGCCCTCGTGCTCGAGGCGCTGGTCGAGAAGGTGCTGCTTGAGTCGGGGCAGGCCGTCGGTGTCCGGGCGCGCGTGGCAGGGGAGTGGCGCGAGATCCGTGCGTCGCGAGAGGTCATCGTCAGCTGCGGAGCCATCGACTCGCCGGCGCTGCTCATGCGGTCGGGTATCGGCCCGGCGGCGGTGCTCGCGGACGCCGGCGTCGACGTGCTGGTCGGCCTGCCTGGTGTTGGCGAGAACCTTCAGGATCACGCCGAGAGTCTCATCGTCTGGGAGGCCCGCGGCGAACGGAGTGAGGTGTCGGCGACTGGGTGGGATGCTGGCTACGCGCTGCGCATCGACGAGGACAGCACGGTGCCCGACGTCTCCACGCACATCCCGCTGCACTCCTGGACCGTGCACGCGGAGAATCACGGTGTGCGGATCCCGGCGAACAACGTCTCACTCGCGCCGAACGTCGCCAAGCCCCGCAGCCGCGGACGCGTCTGGATCACGTCCGCCGATCCGGATGCCGCGCCGGCGATCGACTATCGCGCGTTCACGGACGTCGAGGGTCGTGACGAGCGGATGCTGGTCGAGGGCGTGAAGCTGGCGCGCCGTGTCGCACAGCAGGAGCCGTTCGCCTCGCACCTCGTCCGCGAGGTGTTCCCCGGCGAGCACGTACAGACCGACGAGGAGCTCTCCGCCGTCCTTCGAGCGACGCACCAGACGGTCTACCACGTGTCGTGCACGTGCCGCATGGGCGCGGAGGACGACCCGCTCGCCGTGCTGGACAGCGAGCTGCGGGTCCGGGGTGTGGCCGGGTTGCGGGTCGTGGATGCGTCCGTGTTCCCGACGCTGTCGGCGCTCAACCCGGTGGGGCTCATCATGACGGTCGCCGAGCGCGCGGTTGATCTAATCCGGGAGCCGGCGGTGGTCTGA
- a CDS encoding amidohydrolase translates to MNDPAVAAADLKSRAATAIDAHRDAILAVSHALHAAPETAWQEHASATLLADTLEGLGMTVTRGAGGLETAFVSSAGTGSRTVAVVAEYDALAGLGHACGHNIIAAAAVGAASALVPLADALDATVQVIGTPAEEGGGGKIHLLHAGVFDEVDLAMMVHPGPADALYARPLAVAHFDVAYTGRESHASAYPTLGINAADAFTVAQVAIGLLRQQLPASVRVHGVVREAGTAPNAIPGSALGSWYVRAASLEELDAAFRRVTACFEAGALATGCEIDIRETSPRYSEFRNDDALAAAFAANAAALGRDMDAEERHPGGMNTASTDMGNVSRRVRAIHPYLGIDSAPAVNHQAAFAHASIRPAGDRAALDGALLMAQTIIDALTETPDPDQETAHAHAR, encoded by the coding sequence ATGAATGACCCCGCCGTCGCTGCGGCCGACCTCAAGAGCCGCGCCGCCACGGCGATCGACGCGCATCGCGACGCGATCCTCGCGGTGAGCCACGCGCTCCACGCCGCACCCGAGACGGCGTGGCAGGAGCACGCGTCGGCGACGCTGCTCGCCGACACGCTCGAGGGTCTCGGCATGACGGTGACGCGCGGCGCGGGTGGTCTGGAGACCGCGTTCGTCTCGTCGGCGGGAACCGGCTCGCGCACCGTCGCGGTCGTCGCCGAGTACGACGCCCTCGCCGGGCTCGGCCACGCGTGCGGCCACAACATCATCGCCGCCGCGGCCGTCGGTGCGGCATCCGCCCTCGTGCCGCTGGCCGATGCGCTCGACGCCACGGTCCAGGTTATCGGCACGCCGGCCGAGGAGGGCGGCGGCGGCAAGATCCACCTGCTCCACGCGGGCGTCTTCGACGAGGTCGATCTCGCGATGATGGTCCACCCCGGCCCGGCCGACGCGCTGTACGCCCGCCCGCTCGCGGTCGCGCACTTCGACGTCGCCTACACCGGGCGGGAGTCGCACGCGTCGGCCTATCCGACCCTCGGCATCAACGCGGCCGACGCGTTCACCGTCGCGCAGGTCGCCATCGGCCTGCTCCGTCAGCAGCTGCCGGCGTCGGTGCGCGTGCACGGCGTCGTCCGCGAGGCCGGCACCGCCCCGAACGCCATCCCCGGATCGGCCCTCGGCAGCTGGTACGTCCGCGCCGCGTCGCTCGAGGAGTTGGATGCCGCGTTCCGTCGCGTGACCGCCTGCTTCGAGGCCGGCGCGCTCGCCACCGGCTGCGAGATCGACATCCGCGAGACGAGCCCGCGATACTCCGAGTTCCGCAACGACGACGCCCTGGCGGCCGCGTTCGCCGCGAACGCCGCCGCACTCGGCCGTGACATGGATGCCGAGGAGCGGCATCCGGGTGGGATGAACACCGCCTCGACCGACATGGGCAACGTGTCTCGCCGGGTCCGCGCCATCCACCCCTACCTCGGCATCGATTCCGCGCCCGCCGTCAACCACCAGGCGGCGTTCGCCCACGCGTCGATCCGGCCCGCCGGCGACCGCGCGGCGCTCGACGGCGCGCTGCTGATGGCGCAGACGATCATCGACGCCCTCACCGAGACACCCGACCCCGACCAGGAGACCGCACATGCACACGCACGCTGA
- a CDS encoding ABC transporter ATP-binding protein, protein MSSPTLLQPKVRVENVNKRFGDVHALSDVTLTLGEQEFVSVVGASGCGKSTLLSIIAGLEPPTDGVASIEGNPIHGPGRDRGVVFQSATLLPWLTAIENVIFALRGEQGMSRRQRVDRARDVLSQVGLAGFEDSFPAQLSGGMQQRVALARSLAYGPEVLLMDEPFGALDALTRRTMQELLTTVWERNRMTVMLITHDIEEAVFLSDRVVAMTPRPGKVRAEFDIDLPRPRDPEVIGSPEFHHYYSEILGLIHHA, encoded by the coding sequence ATGTCGTCGCCCACGCTTCTCCAGCCCAAGGTCCGCGTCGAGAACGTCAACAAGCGGTTCGGGGACGTCCACGCGCTCAGTGATGTGACGCTCACGCTCGGCGAGCAGGAGTTCGTCTCCGTCGTCGGCGCATCGGGATGCGGCAAGAGCACCCTGCTCTCGATCATCGCCGGGCTCGAGCCGCCGACCGACGGCGTGGCATCCATCGAGGGAAACCCGATCCACGGGCCGGGCCGCGACCGGGGCGTCGTCTTCCAGTCGGCCACGCTGCTGCCCTGGCTCACCGCGATCGAGAACGTCATCTTCGCGCTCCGCGGCGAGCAGGGGATGTCGCGCCGGCAGCGCGTCGACCGGGCGCGCGACGTGTTGTCGCAGGTCGGCCTGGCCGGGTTCGAGGACTCGTTCCCGGCGCAGCTCTCCGGCGGAATGCAGCAGCGCGTCGCCCTCGCGCGGTCGCTCGCCTACGGGCCGGAAGTGCTCCTCATGGACGAGCCCTTCGGAGCGCTCGACGCGCTGACCCGCCGCACGATGCAGGAACTCCTGACCACCGTGTGGGAGCGAAACCGCATGACGGTCATGCTGATCACCCACGACATCGAGGAGGCCGTGTTCCTCTCTGACCGCGTCGTCGCGATGACCCCGCGCCCCGGAAAGGTGCGCGCCGAGTTCGACATCGATCTGCCCCGTCCGCGCGACCCGGAGGTGATCGGAAGCCCCGAGTTCCACCACTACTACAGCGAGATCCTCGGGCTGATCCACCATGCCTGA
- a CDS encoding DUF1028 domain-containing protein: MTLSLIAHHDGAFGIVISSSSPAVASRCAHLRAGVGAVASQNVTNPALGPAALDALESGATAAEAIAAALATDGFADYRQVTVVDAAGRIAVHSGAQALGIHGESLGDACLAAGNLLDNEGVLDAMVGGYTAATGTLEERLLAALETAVAAGGEAGPLRSAGLSVVEDAPWRVTDLRVDDHDDPIGELRRLVDLWMPQKDAYLTRAVSPGAAPSYGVPGDE, translated from the coding sequence GTGACCCTTTCCCTCATCGCCCATCACGACGGCGCCTTCGGCATCGTCATCTCGTCGTCGAGCCCCGCCGTCGCCTCGCGGTGCGCCCACCTGCGCGCCGGCGTCGGCGCGGTGGCCTCGCAGAACGTCACCAACCCCGCGCTCGGGCCCGCGGCCCTCGACGCACTGGAGAGCGGCGCGACCGCCGCCGAGGCGATCGCGGCGGCGCTCGCGACCGACGGCTTCGCCGACTACCGGCAGGTGACCGTGGTCGACGCGGCCGGCCGCATCGCTGTGCATTCCGGGGCACAGGCCCTCGGCATCCACGGCGAATCCCTCGGCGACGCGTGCCTGGCCGCAGGCAACCTCCTCGACAATGAAGGGGTGCTCGACGCGATGGTCGGCGGCTACACCGCCGCAACGGGAACGCTCGAGGAGCGCCTCCTCGCCGCGCTCGAAACTGCGGTCGCCGCGGGCGGCGAGGCCGGGCCACTGCGCTCAGCCGGCCTGTCGGTGGTGGAGGACGCGCCGTGGCGCGTCACCGACCTCCGCGTCGACGACCACGACGACCCCATCGGCGAGCTCCGTCGCCTCGTTGACCTGTGGATGCCACAGAAGGACGCCTACCTGACCCGCGCCGTCTCGCCGGGTGCCGCCCCCTCTTACGGCGTCCCCGGCGATGAATGA
- a CDS encoding flavin-containing monooxygenase: MASSPSPLTPDDRDVEVIVVGAGQAGVAISEHLTRSGIRHVVLERGRIAERWRSERWDSLVTNGPVWHDRFPGMEFADVAPDGFATKEQVAEYMSTYAEKFGGPVRCGVEVTAVRRAVGAAGFLVDTTDGQYRARYVVAATGAFQQPAIPALVPAEAGIAQIHSSGYRNPQQLPSGAVLVVGAGSSGVQIAAELQRAGRQVYLAVGPHDRPPRSYRGRDFVWWLGVLDKWDAATPPLGAEHVTIAVSGADGGHTVDFRRLAAEGVVLVGRANSYVDGTVGFGDDLARNIAAGDANYLGVLEEADAYIARNGLDLPEEPEAKVLNSDPACVTDPLRELDLAEAGVTSIVWATGFTSDYRWLPAEALDENGRPRHRRGVSPEAGIYFLGLPWQSRRGSSFIWGVWHDAKHVADHIAIQRMYAAYRPADTTTDADLLEPMSLETSR; the protein is encoded by the coding sequence ATGGCGTCATCCCCTTCCCCTCTCACCCCCGACGACCGCGACGTGGAGGTGATCGTGGTCGGCGCCGGTCAGGCGGGCGTCGCGATCAGCGAGCACCTGACGCGCTCCGGCATCCGTCATGTCGTGCTCGAGCGCGGTCGCATCGCCGAGCGGTGGCGTTCCGAGCGGTGGGACTCGCTGGTGACGAACGGACCGGTGTGGCACGACCGTTTCCCCGGCATGGAGTTCGCCGACGTCGCTCCCGATGGGTTCGCGACGAAGGAGCAGGTCGCGGAGTACATGAGCACCTACGCCGAGAAGTTCGGAGGGCCGGTGCGCTGCGGCGTCGAGGTGACGGCGGTCCGCCGCGCCGTGGGAGCCGCGGGTTTCCTCGTCGACACGACGGACGGGCAGTACCGGGCCCGGTACGTCGTCGCCGCGACCGGCGCGTTCCAGCAGCCCGCGATCCCGGCGCTCGTTCCCGCCGAGGCGGGCATAGCGCAGATCCACTCGTCCGGGTACCGCAACCCGCAGCAGCTCCCCTCCGGCGCCGTGCTCGTCGTCGGTGCCGGTTCGTCGGGCGTGCAGATCGCCGCCGAGCTCCAGCGCGCCGGACGCCAGGTGTACCTCGCCGTCGGACCACACGACCGCCCGCCGCGCAGCTACCGCGGTCGCGACTTCGTCTGGTGGCTCGGCGTGCTCGACAAGTGGGATGCCGCGACTCCCCCGCTCGGCGCGGAGCACGTGACTATCGCGGTCAGCGGTGCCGACGGCGGTCACACCGTCGACTTCCGCCGGTTGGCCGCGGAGGGCGTCGTGCTGGTCGGCCGCGCGAACTCGTACGTCGACGGCACCGTGGGGTTCGGCGACGACCTCGCCCGCAACATCGCCGCCGGCGACGCGAACTATCTCGGGGTGCTCGAGGAGGCAGACGCGTACATCGCGCGGAACGGCCTCGATCTTCCCGAGGAGCCCGAGGCGAAGGTGCTCAACTCCGACCCGGCCTGCGTCACCGATCCGCTCCGTGAACTCGACCTGGCCGAGGCCGGCGTGACGTCGATCGTGTGGGCCACCGGGTTCACCTCCGACTATCGCTGGCTCCCCGCTGAGGCGCTCGACGAGAACGGTCGCCCCCGTCACCGTCGCGGCGTCTCCCCCGAAGCCGGCATCTACTTCCTCGGTCTTCCGTGGCAGTCGCGCCGCGGGTCGAGCTTCATCTGGGGCGTGTGGCACGACGCGAAGCACGTCGCCGATCACATCGCGATCCAGCGGATGTATGCCGCGTACCGCCCGGCGGACACCACCACCGACGCTGACCTGCTCGAGCCGATGAGTCTGGAGACCTCCCGATGA
- a CDS encoding amidohydrolase → MLTTLYTNGLLYLGEGKFRRGHVLTRGERIERVVFDDAAPFRADEVVDLQGGTLLPGFQDAHVHPLLAGIQLLGVDLAPVHDREGYRRIVAEYARAHPDAAVLSGGGWFGDVFPGGFPTAGDLDYVVSDRPVVLHSHDAHGVWLNSAALAAAGIDAATPDPDGGRIFREADGAPTGMLVEGAVGLVGHLLTDPEPATLVEALLAAQQRLHSVGITAWQDAAVGASDLGPDALPVYEELDRRRLLTARVVTALWWDRTRGLDQIADLEAIRERLCSSRRLDGGTVKVMVDGMVENHTAAMLEPFEGTTDDYGVTFIAPDALRRLSVALDAADFQIHFHAVGDAAVRSCLDALTAVRAQNGVSANRHHIAHLDIVDAADVGRFGELDAAANVTPLWARTDEEIVTRKLPLLGADRARHHFRFADIAGAGGRIVGGSDWPVTDPNPLWSVRTAVTRTGVPEDPHAIGADVLTEPLLTEQALSLAEALDAYLSNAAYVNRLEASTGTLRDGMLADLVWIDRDLRDVDALGRARVRRTVVGGETVYEAV, encoded by the coding sequence ATGCTGACGACGCTGTACACGAACGGACTGCTCTACCTCGGCGAGGGCAAGTTCCGCCGCGGGCACGTCCTGACGCGCGGCGAACGCATCGAGCGAGTGGTGTTCGACGACGCCGCTCCTTTCCGAGCCGACGAGGTGGTCGATCTGCAGGGCGGCACGCTGCTGCCGGGGTTCCAGGACGCGCACGTGCACCCCCTCCTGGCCGGCATCCAACTCCTCGGCGTCGATCTCGCGCCGGTCCACGACCGCGAGGGCTATCGGCGGATTGTCGCGGAGTACGCGCGGGCGCACCCCGACGCCGCGGTGCTCTCCGGGGGCGGCTGGTTCGGCGACGTCTTCCCCGGCGGCTTCCCCACCGCCGGCGACCTCGACTACGTCGTCTCCGATCGACCCGTCGTCCTGCACAGTCACGACGCGCACGGTGTGTGGCTCAACAGCGCCGCTCTCGCCGCGGCCGGTATCGATGCCGCCACTCCCGACCCCGACGGCGGGCGCATCTTCCGCGAAGCCGACGGCGCACCGACTGGGATGCTGGTCGAAGGGGCGGTCGGCCTCGTCGGCCACCTCCTCACCGACCCGGAACCCGCGACTCTGGTCGAGGCGCTCCTCGCTGCTCAGCAGCGCCTGCACTCAGTCGGCATTACGGCCTGGCAGGACGCCGCAGTGGGGGCGTCGGATCTCGGCCCCGATGCCCTCCCCGTCTACGAGGAACTCGACCGGCGCCGGCTCCTCACCGCTCGCGTGGTGACCGCGCTGTGGTGGGACCGGACGCGCGGTCTCGACCAGATCGCCGACCTCGAGGCGATCCGCGAGCGGCTCTGCAGCAGCCGGCGACTGGATGGCGGCACCGTGAAGGTCATGGTCGACGGCATGGTCGAGAACCACACAGCCGCGATGCTCGAGCCGTTCGAGGGCACCACCGACGACTACGGCGTGACCTTCATCGCTCCGGATGCCCTGCGGCGCCTGAGCGTCGCGCTCGACGCCGCCGACTTCCAGATCCACTTCCACGCCGTCGGCGACGCGGCCGTCCGGAGTTGCCTCGACGCGCTGACCGCGGTCCGCGCACAGAACGGTGTCTCGGCGAACCGCCACCACATCGCTCACCTCGACATCGTCGACGCCGCCGACGTCGGTCGCTTCGGCGAGTTGGATGCCGCGGCGAACGTCACCCCGTTGTGGGCGCGGACCGACGAGGAGATCGTCACCCGCAAGCTGCCCCTGCTCGGCGCCGACCGAGCCCGGCACCACTTCCGGTTCGCCGACATCGCCGGAGCCGGCGGACGGATCGTGGGCGGCAGCGACTGGCCGGTCACAGACCCCAACCCGCTGTGGTCGGTGCGGACGGCCGTCACCCGGACGGGAGTGCCCGAGGACCCGCACGCAATCGGTGCCGACGTCCTGACCGAACCGCTCCTCACGGAGCAGGCGCTCTCGCTGGCGGAGGCGCTCGACGCGTATCTGTCCAACGCGGCCTACGTCAATCGGCTCGAAGCGTCGACGGGCACGCTCCGTGACGGGATGCTGGCCGACCTGGTGTGGATCGACCGCGATCTGCGCGACGTCGACGCCCTCGGGCGGGCGCGCGTGCGCCGGACGGTGGTCGGCGGGGAGACGGTCTACGAGGCCGTCTGA
- a CDS encoding LysR substrate-binding domain-containing protein: MRPTQKPDISLTQLRYFVAAAEQGSMTWAGEELFVAQSAISTSIANLEKSLGVQLLIRRRAKGLQITTQGVDFLQRSRAILAAVDDAVSALRPENTAGRVNVGCFRTLAPFYLPSIVSSLEEAHPELQLDVTELLADGVNDALHDQAIEVALTYDLGLDGDITREVLAQVPLYVAVGATHTLAGRSSVRLADLVDEPMVLLDLPVSRDYFMQAFTDHGLRASVRYRFANFEGVRAMVASGHGFTLLNQQPKLGYTYSGGELHRLSIVEPTRPLDIVLARRASSAPMTRKASLFADEARLAVARIMGSTADATQTAS; this comes from the coding sequence ATGCGCCCGACCCAGAAGCCGGACATCTCGCTTACGCAGTTGCGCTACTTCGTGGCCGCGGCCGAGCAGGGCAGCATGACGTGGGCGGGCGAGGAACTGTTCGTCGCGCAGTCGGCGATCTCCACGTCGATCGCGAACCTCGAGAAGTCGCTCGGCGTGCAACTGCTGATCCGCCGCCGAGCCAAGGGGCTGCAGATCACGACGCAGGGCGTCGACTTCCTGCAGCGCAGCCGGGCCATCCTGGCCGCGGTCGACGATGCGGTCAGCGCACTGCGGCCTGAGAACACCGCCGGGCGCGTGAACGTCGGCTGTTTCCGCACCCTCGCGCCGTTCTACCTGCCGAGCATCGTGAGCTCCCTCGAGGAGGCTCACCCCGAGCTCCAGCTCGATGTCACCGAGCTCCTCGCGGACGGCGTCAACGACGCACTCCACGACCAGGCGATCGAGGTCGCGCTGACCTACGACCTCGGCCTCGACGGCGACATCACGCGCGAGGTGCTCGCGCAGGTGCCGCTCTACGTCGCGGTCGGCGCGACGCACACCCTCGCGGGGCGCTCGAGCGTGCGGCTGGCCGATCTGGTCGACGAGCCCATGGTGCTGCTGGACCTGCCGGTGAGCCGCGACTACTTCATGCAGGCGTTCACGGACCACGGGCTCCGGGCGTCGGTGCGCTACCGGTTCGCCAACTTCGAGGGCGTCCGAGCGATGGTGGCGAGCGGCCACGGCTTCACGCTGCTCAACCAGCAGCCGAAGCTCGGCTACACCTACTCGGGTGGCGAGCTGCACCGGCTGAGCATCGTCGAGCCGACGCGCCCCCTCGACATCGTGCTCGCGCGTCGGGCATCGTCCGCCCCCATGACGCGGAAGGCGAGCCTGTTCGCCGACGAAGCACGCCTCGCCGTCGCCCGCATTATGGGGTCGACCGCGGACGCGACTCAGACGGCCTCGTAG